Proteins from a single region of Xenopus laevis strain J_2021 chromosome 9_10S, Xenopus_laevis_v10.1, whole genome shotgun sequence:
- the LOC108702216 gene encoding proton channel OTOP3: MASANKGTQVTHADHSVDLEDPRENYEYSWLHRHCTSPPIHHRRAQKTGRLFSGLIALNLMFMGAALVSSVILSSGAVPERDAQIFLTVFMIFSSVWALYHLLYVRKKKYAVILRDHHTGALWLKASLALFGLCSVLLSTFKIGHIVLLLHCKFPMDIIFSFIEILFVSIQTILLWVCCKDCVQVQHNITRYGIMLTLTTNMLLWLTAVIDDSLERDLESLQSNATQAIKNTEENAHCLCPTFSICWTFKKGFVTLYPFNLEYSLICASMLFVMWKNVGRKEEPQAKPPHPRFHLRGVVYGPLLGGAALLVGIIIFVQYQVQASTGLVPSLSFQVYYGYNLTILPAMIICSVVGILVYSLREKDKRSHGNDGKDDGKTDKRRDGKCELKVQEKGEHFQNHSAIIEENSKEEDLHTEEPVVCDQHWHKLDDMGWQNHKNDSIQVHCQETEHNPGQQNNNQCSQGKNENNDYNHVEIYHIELGLGQGEQTDNDLQWKKSEHIVVDWAELGQCKEELKHSDGHMVEHSGEHTAHMYVQRRAAQAHSLPGDISKFHKTHNGRTSKNYARSLDVTLLLASAVGQFCISYFSIIAILVTNPRDMLNALSLSQSLLMVLQCLFQTMFIIEGIQGRQEEEKQIPQQQPQEHPRRMSLQEIRRASLAYLQDAGRLSVSRRLVKETAMFLILCNIMCWIMGAFGAHPLYMNGLERQFYGSTIWLAILNIGLPLSVFYRMHSVGSLMEVYINA, encoded by the exons ATGGCATCAGCAAATAAAG GTACACAAGTTACACATGCAGACCATTCTGTGGACCTTGAGGACCCCAGGGAGAATTACGAATATTCATGGCTTCATCGTCACTGTACGTCACCCCCAATTCATCATCGACGGGCACAAAAAACAGGGCGACTGTTCTCAGGCCTCATTGCTTTGAATCTCATGTTCATGGGGGCGGCTCTAGTTAGCAGTGTGATACTGAGTAGCGGGGCTGTGCCAGAAAGAGACGCACAAATCTTCCTCACTGTCTTCATGATTTTCAGCTCAGTCTGGGCTCTCTATCACCTGCTGTATGTTCGTAAGAAGAAATACGCTGTAATTCTCAGAGACCACCATACCGGAGCGCTATGGCTAAAAG CCTCTCTTGCTCTTTTTGGGCTGTGCAGCGTTCTGCTGTCCACCTTTAAGATTGGCCACATTGTGctcctgctgcactgcaagttccCAATGGATATCATCTTCTCCTTCATTGAGATACTGTTTGTCAGCATACAG ACCATTCTCTTGTGGGTTTGCTGCAAGGATTGCGTTCAGGTGCAGCACAATATTACCAG GTACGGCATCATGTTGACATTGACCACAAATATGCTGCTGTGGCTTACAGCTGTAATTGATGACTCTCTGGAACGAGATCTGGAAAGTTTACAGTCAAATGCAACACAAG CTATAAAGAACACAGAAGAAAATGCACACTGTCTATGCCCAACTTTCTCCATATGCTGGACCTTTAAGAAAGGATTTGTGACTTTGTACCCCTTCAATCTTGAGTACAGCCTGATCTGTGCATCAATGCTCTTTGTCATGTGGAAGAATGTTGGAAGGAAAGAAGAGCCACAAGCTAAACCTCCACATCCGAGGTTCCATCTCCGTGGAGTGGTATATGGCCCTTTATTGGGAGGGGCTGCTCTTCTGGTTGGGATCATCATTTTTGTCCAGTATCAGGTCCAAGCATCTACTGGGTTGGTGCCTTCTCTATCATTCCAAGTTTACTATGGCTACAATTTGACTATCTTGCCAGCCATGATAATTTGCAGTGTGGTGGGTATCCTTGTCTACAGCCTTAGAGAGAAGGACAAGAGGAGTCATGGGAATGATGGAAAAGATGATGGAAAGACAGACAAAAGAAGGGATGGGAAGTGTGAACTAAAGGTTCAGGAAAAAGGAGAACACTTCCAGAATCACAGTGCAATCATTGAGGAAAACAGTAAAGAAGAAGACTTACATACTGAGGAACCTGTAGTGTGTGATCAGCACTGGCATAAACTGGATGACATGGGATggcaaaaccataaaaatgacagTATTCAAGTGCATTGTCAAGAGACCGAACACAACCCAGGGCAACAGAATAATAATCAGTGCAGCCAggggaaaaatgaaaataatgactATAACCATGTAGAAATTTACCATATAGAGCTGGGTTTGGGGCAGGGGGAGCAAACAGACAATGACCTTCAATGGAAAAAATCAGAACACATAGTGGTAGACTGGGCAGAACTTGGTCAATGTAAAGAAGAATTAAAACACAGTGACGGGCATATGGTGGAACACAGTGGGGAGCACACGGCTCATATGTATGTCCAGAGGCGGGCAGCACAAGCGCACAGTTTACCAGGAGACATCTCAAAATTTCACAAAACCCACAATGGCAGGACTTCAAAGAATTATGCCCGTAGCTTGGATGTTACTCTGCTACTAGCATCAGCAGTGGGTCAGTTTTGCATCTCTTATTTCTCTATAATAGCCATACTAGTCACCAATCCAAGGGACATGCTAAATGCCCTCAGCTTATCACAGTCACTCCTTATGGTCCTCCAGTGTTTGTTTCAGACAATGTTCATCATTGAAGGGATACAGGGCAGACAGGAGGAAGAAAAACAGATTCCACAACAACAACCTCAAGAACACCCTCGTCGCATGTCTCTGCAAGAAATCCGCAGGGCGTCCCTTGCCTACCTGCAGGATGCTGGGCGTCTGAGCGTAAGCCGTAGGCTGGTGAAGGAGACTGCAATGTTCCTgattctctgtaatataatg TGTTGGATCATGGGAGCCTTCGGAGCACATCCTTTGTATATGAATGGCTTGGAGAGGCAATTTTATGGATCCACCATATGGTTAGCCATCCTAAATATTGGACTGCCGCTGTCTGTCTTCTATAGAATGCACAGTGTGGGAAGTTTAATGGAAGTCTATATCAATGCATGA